The following coding sequences are from one Prochlorococcus marinus CUG1438 window:
- a CDS encoding restriction endonuclease subunit S, with protein MSNFINKKHHKNEPWFQWLIRELDSIEAFQDFDSGKNPRDVAEEFISSNSDAIAEVFENFDEGDKDTLDQFLKLTECEMHVFRNLEKQIELRNKVRFVDFKKKKK; from the coding sequence ATGAGTAACTTCATAAATAAAAAACATCATAAAAATGAACCATGGTTTCAATGGTTAATCAGAGAACTTGATTCTATTGAAGCTTTTCAGGATTTCGACTCAGGAAAGAATCCAAGAGATGTTGCAGAGGAATTTATTTCTAGTAATAGTGATGCTATTGCAGAAGTTTTTGAGAATTTTGATGAAGGAGATAAAGATACGCTCGATCAATTTCTCAAATTAACCGAATGCGAGATGCATGTGTTTAGAAATCTTGAAAAACAAATAGAGTTAAGAAATAAGGTAAGATTTGTAGATTTTAAAAAAAAGAAAAAATAA
- a CDS encoding fatty acid desaturase, with translation MSKVNRSSFLIKPYLERNNFRALFQIISTLLPIISIWLIVYQIINQPFSLLIKGFLLIPIIFLLTLFSSRTFSLMHDCGHNSLFTKRKLNRFFGFILGLVNGIPQQSWSIDHSFHHRNNGNWEIYKGPIDVLSLEDYNSLTQREQIFYKASRNWMMLFPGGFFYLVLKPRLGLIIIIFNLIKDILEETFIKIKNKEISNLLTINSRVKPPFSDYGDNFNELFELIINNIIVIVGWILMCKWLGLIFFLSFYSVVLTLSAAILICVFFVQHNYEDAYAKNTKNWDVFDAAILGSSNLDIPNWLNWFLADISFHSIHHLSERIPNYNLRACHKANIHLLQKSKFLKLRDFPNCFRYIIWDNKNEKLIPIS, from the coding sequence ATGTCCAAAGTTAATAGAAGCAGTTTTTTAATCAAACCATATCTTGAAAGAAATAACTTTAGAGCTCTATTTCAAATTATTTCTACCCTTTTACCAATAATTTCTATTTGGTTAATCGTCTACCAAATAATAAATCAACCTTTTTCACTATTGATAAAGGGATTTTTACTAATACCTATTATTTTTCTTCTAACTCTATTCTCTTCAAGAACATTCTCATTAATGCATGACTGTGGCCATAATTCTCTTTTCACAAAAAGGAAATTAAACCGCTTTTTTGGATTTATACTTGGCTTGGTTAATGGAATTCCCCAACAATCATGGTCAATTGATCACTCATTTCATCATAGAAATAATGGGAATTGGGAGATTTACAAAGGTCCGATCGATGTTTTAAGTCTTGAAGATTATAATTCTCTTACACAAAGAGAGCAAATATTTTATAAAGCAAGTCGAAACTGGATGATGCTTTTCCCTGGCGGTTTTTTTTACTTAGTTTTAAAACCTAGATTAGGATTGATTATTATTATTTTTAATTTAATTAAAGATATATTGGAAGAGACTTTTATTAAAATAAAAAACAAAGAAATTTCTAACCTTTTAACTATAAATTCAAGAGTTAAACCACCTTTTTCTGATTATGGAGATAATTTTAATGAACTATTTGAATTAATAATCAATAACATAATCGTAATAGTTGGCTGGATTTTAATGTGCAAATGGTTGGGGTTAATTTTTTTCTTATCGTTTTATTCCGTGGTATTAACATTATCAGCTGCAATCTTAATATGTGTTTTTTTCGTACAACATAACTATGAAGATGCATATGCTAAAAATACAAAAAATTGGGACGTCTTCGATGCAGCGATTTTAGGAAGTAGCAATTTAGATATTCCTAATTGGCTAAATTGGTTTTTAGCAGATATATCCTTCCATAGTATTCATCATCTCTCTGAGAGAATACCAAATTACAATTTAAGAGCTTGTCATAAAGCAAACATTCATTTGCTCCAAAAATCCAAGTTCTTAAAATTAAGAGATTTTCCAAACTGCTTTAGATATATTATTTGGGATAATAAAAATGAAAAATTAATTCCAATAAGTTAA
- a CDS encoding high light inducible protein translates to MTPEAERFNGWAAMLGFVAAVGAYVTTGQIIPGWF, encoded by the coding sequence ATGACTCCAGAAGCAGAACGTTTTAATGGTTGGGCAGCAATGTTAGGCTTTGTTGCAGCAGTTGGTGCATATGTAACAACTGGACAGATCATACCAGGTTGGTTCTAA
- a CDS encoding M protein, with protein MSIPFYDFPSSPILIIGALGIAVAIAVFFVSYQKYFNSPLNKELAEKKKALIKERKELNERLEKIEQELKNL; from the coding sequence TTGTCTATTCCATTTTATGACTTTCCTTCATCTCCAATTTTAATAATTGGTGCTCTCGGTATTGCTGTAGCAATAGCAGTTTTTTTTGTTTCGTATCAAAAATATTTTAATTCGCCTTTAAATAAAGAGCTTGCAGAAAAGAAAAAAGCCTTAATTAAGGAACGAAAAGAATTAAATGAAAGATTAGAAAAAATAGAACAAGAATTAAAAAATCTATAA
- a CDS encoding DUF938 domain-containing protein, giving the protein MDRRLFFLATKRNTNCIGDVLSSIIKKGASILEIGSGSGEHGVAFQKRFPEIIWQTSDPELLHRKSIISWIEYEKLNKNMPQPIELDVRDIPWKIPMKFANSLQVIVSINMIHVAPWSCTKALFKGSGKILDVGKFLILYGPFKIGNKHTNQSNYLFDNSLKLRNDLWGIRNLEEVTEEANKNGFLKEDVISMPANNFLIIYRKFSC; this is encoded by the coding sequence TTGGATAGAAGACTTTTTTTTCTGGCTACTAAAAGAAATACAAATTGCATTGGAGATGTACTTTCTAGCATTATAAAAAAAGGTGCATCAATACTGGAAATTGGAAGCGGAAGTGGAGAGCATGGAGTAGCCTTTCAAAAACGGTTTCCTGAAATAATTTGGCAAACAAGTGATCCAGAGTTATTGCATAGAAAAAGTATAATTTCTTGGATTGAGTATGAAAAATTAAATAAGAATATGCCTCAACCTATTGAGCTTGATGTAAGAGATATTCCTTGGAAAATTCCAATGAAGTTTGCCAACTCTTTGCAAGTTATAGTTTCTATAAATATGATTCATGTGGCACCTTGGTCGTGTACTAAAGCCCTCTTTAAGGGTTCAGGGAAAATACTTGATGTAGGGAAATTTTTGATATTATATGGGCCATTTAAAATTGGTAATAAGCATACAAATCAAAGCAATTATTTGTTCGATAATTCATTAAAATTACGAAATGATCTTTGGGGTATTAGAAATCTCGAGGAAGTTACTGAGGAAGCCAATAAAAATGGTTTTTTAAAAGAGGATGTTATTAGTATGCCGGCAAATAATTTTTTAATAATTTATAGAAAATTTTCTTGTTAA
- a CDS encoding fatty acid desaturase: MSKIKFSGLKGQALSIENSDIPSIKEFKDVIPNHYFKSNTKTSFMYLLQSSLIQLIVIIIGLHIPFTPKMIPIWIIYALLSGTTAMGFWVIAHECGHGAFSENKTLETITGYLIHSLLLVPYFSWQRSHAVHHRFTNNVTNGETHVPLVIEGNGVTEKVGGEKELNFSNSLGKKNYGILQLFLHLIFGWPAYLLTGSTGGIKYGNSNHFWPIKPFSKVLWPSVWTKKVWLSDIGIALTLLSIFYCISVYGLFPVIALYFCPLLVVNCWLVVYTWLHHTDSDVPHLSNKGFSFMRGAFLSIDRPYGEILNFLHHNIGTSHVVHHVCPTIPHYHAKKATILIKEAFKKVYLFNPDPIHKALWNVACNCIAVKSDINTEKYIWQSSYSKRK; encoded by the coding sequence TTGAGTAAAATAAAATTTTCAGGTCTTAAAGGCCAAGCCCTCTCAATAGAGAATAGTGATATTCCAAGTATAAAAGAATTTAAGGATGTGATCCCAAATCACTACTTTAAAAGCAATACCAAAACGTCTTTTATGTATCTTTTGCAATCATCTTTAATTCAATTGATAGTAATAATAATAGGGTTACATATCCCATTTACTCCAAAAATGATCCCAATTTGGATCATATACGCATTACTATCTGGCACCACTGCTATGGGATTCTGGGTAATTGCGCATGAATGTGGACATGGAGCGTTTTCTGAAAACAAGACTTTGGAAACCATAACTGGTTATTTAATACATTCATTACTACTAGTTCCTTATTTTTCTTGGCAACGATCTCATGCTGTTCATCATCGATTCACAAATAATGTAACAAATGGAGAAACTCATGTACCATTAGTCATCGAGGGGAATGGAGTTACAGAAAAGGTTGGAGGAGAAAAAGAATTAAATTTTTCAAATTCCTTAGGCAAGAAAAATTACGGAATTCTCCAGCTTTTTTTACATCTAATATTTGGCTGGCCTGCTTATTTACTTACAGGAAGTACAGGGGGTATTAAATATGGAAATTCAAATCATTTTTGGCCAATCAAACCATTTTCAAAAGTATTATGGCCATCAGTATGGACTAAAAAAGTTTGGTTATCAGATATTGGTATAGCCTTAACATTATTAAGCATTTTTTATTGTATTTCAGTATATGGATTATTCCCAGTAATTGCTTTGTATTTTTGTCCTTTATTAGTAGTTAACTGTTGGTTAGTAGTCTATACATGGCTTCATCATACTGATTCAGATGTACCCCATCTCTCAAATAAAGGCTTTTCGTTTATGAGAGGAGCATTTTTATCTATTGACAGACCTTACGGTGAAATCCTTAATTTTCTGCATCATAATATTGGTACTAGTCATGTCGTTCATCATGTATGTCCAACAATCCCCCATTATCATGCCAAAAAGGCTACTATTTTGATTAAAGAAGCTTTTAAAAAAGTATATCTTTTCAATCCTGATCCAATCCACAAAGCCTTATGGAATGTTGCTTGCAATTGCATTGCAGTGAAGTCCGACATCAATACAGAAAAATACATATGGCAATCTTCATATAGTAAAAGAAAATAA